The Aythya fuligula isolate bAytFul2 chromosome 7, bAytFul2.pri, whole genome shotgun sequence genome has a window encoding:
- the LOC116491083 gene encoding rap1 GTPase-GDP dissociation stimulator 1-like isoform X2, which yields MKKPCIEADLVVTLIPLLESTDQEMLLHAGRAIGRICYDNRDLQEELVKVGVISSLVRILTDYAESEPLVHVDLLALCNLADLDTAKEALSKTKVAEQLVKQLRRAENHERLEIIFEVLQALAENDALKVQLVEAGVQEVLSDILLRLQGNSQAEDTCIVKAASDLIVSLLLGDGNCIRMVQVGIIHQLLDLLEKHVESGDVSVQHAALSALRNLAIPVVNKVQMLEEGVAERIQVLLRSEMPPVQFKLLGTLRMLADGQADAAEILGQDPMLLNRLVQWCDVKDHAGVHGEANRLLASIVRHNRSQEVVKAVQEAQGVKHLVSMTTSEHAALQNEALNALAIASAIDLDILEASFKESQLVQSLHRLLQDDNTTPEVKYNSMTLLCSLLNSGDLRQEIEEDKIKETLEQLCSHSNANVVKEAAATLQVLKGEPPH from the exons atgaaGAAGCCGTGTATTGAAGCAGATTTGGTTGTGACTTTGATACCTTTGCTGGAAAGCACAGACCAAGAAATGCTTCTTCATGCTGGGCGGGCTATCGGCCGTATCTGTTATGATAACC GTGATCTTCAGGAAGAGCTGGTGAAGGTAGGTGTAATCTCATCACTAGTCCGAATATTGACTGATTATGCAGAGAGCGAACCACTTGTCCACGTTGACCTATTGGCCTTATGCAATCTTGCAGACCTTG ATACAGCTAAGGAAGCTCTAAGCAAGACAAAGGTTGCTGAACAGCTGGTGAAACAATTGAGAAGAGCAGAGAACCATGAAAGGTTAGAAATCATCTTTGAGGTCCTACAAGCACTTGCAGAAAATG ATGCTCTAAAAGTTCAGTTGGTGGAGGCAGGTGTGCAAGAGGTGCTGTCTGACATCCTGCTGAGGCTCCAGGGCAATTCACAAGCTGAAGATACATGCATCGTGAAGGCTGCATCAGATCTCATTGTCTCTCTGCTTCTtggag ATGGCAACTGTATACGAATGGTACAGGTGGGAATCATACATCAGCTTCTGGACCTTTTGGAGAAACATGTGGAGAGTGGGGATGTCTCTGTACAACATGCTGCACTCAGCGCACTTCGAAACCTTGCTATCCCAG TTGTTAACAAGGTTCAAATGCTGGAGGAAGGTGTGGCAGAACGGATTCAGGTGCTTCTAAGGTCAGAGATGCCTCCTGTGCAGTTTAAACTTCTGGGAACACTACGGATGCTAGCAGATGGTCAAG ctgATGCGGCTGAAATCTTGGGCCAAGACCCCATGCTGCTCAACAGACTTGTGCAGTGGTGTGATGTTAAGGACCACGCCGGCGTTCATGGAGAAGCAAATCGGCTGCTAGCATCAATCGTGCGTCACAACAGATCCCAA GAAGTGGTCAAAGCAGTGCAGGAGGCACAAGGAGTGAAGCATCTGGTTTCCATGACTACAAGTGAACATGCTGCCCTGCAGAATGAGGCTCTGAATGCCTTGGCAATAGCGTCTGCTATTGATTTAG atatCCTTGAAGCATCTTTTAAGGAATCACAGCTAGTACAAAGCTTACACAGACTTCTACAAGATGATAATACAACTCCTGAGGTTAAATATAATTCAATGACTCTTTTGTGCAGTCTTCTTAATTCAG GTGATCTGAGACAAGAAATAGAAGAGGACAAGATTAAAGAAACCCTCGAACAACTCTGCAGTCACAGCAACGCAAATGTGGTCAAGGAAGCTGCTGCAACGTTACAGGTTTTGAAGGGAGAGCCACCCCACTAG
- the LOC116491083 gene encoding rap1 GTPase-GDP dissociation stimulator 1-like isoform X1: METLSQHLEYLGLCGDDTESEDQILESLNGILLALTEDKQRSFSLLRESGIFLTLAKILKGNPRCAVKAAQVLSEIAKNDEMKKPCIEADLVVTLIPLLESTDQEMLLHAGRAIGRICYDNRDLQEELVKVGVISSLVRILTDYAESEPLVHVDLLALCNLADLDTAKEALSKTKVAEQLVKQLRRAENHERLEIIFEVLQALAENDALKVQLVEAGVQEVLSDILLRLQGNSQAEDTCIVKAASDLIVSLLLGDGNCIRMVQVGIIHQLLDLLEKHVESGDVSVQHAALSALRNLAIPVVNKVQMLEEGVAERIQVLLRSEMPPVQFKLLGTLRMLADGQADAAEILGQDPMLLNRLVQWCDVKDHAGVHGEANRLLASIVRHNRSQEVVKAVQEAQGVKHLVSMTTSEHAALQNEALNALAIASAIDLDILEASFKESQLVQSLHRLLQDDNTTPEVKYNSMTLLCSLLNSGDLRQEIEEDKIKETLEQLCSHSNANVVKEAAATLQVLKGEPPH, encoded by the exons AAACCCTGAGTCAGCACCTGGAGTACCTGGGGCTCTGTGGAGATGACACAGAATCTGAAGACCAGATCCTTGAAAGTCTAAATGGGATTCTCCTGGCTCTTACTGAAGATA AGCAGAGATCCTTCAGCCTACTCAGAGAGAGTGGGATCTTCCTAACTTTGGCAAAAATCCTGAAAGGCAATCCACGATGTGCAGTGAAAGCAGCCCAGGTGCTTTCAGAGATAGCCAAGAATG atgaaatgaaGAAGCCGTGTATTGAAGCAGATTTGGTTGTGACTTTGATACCTTTGCTGGAAAGCACAGACCAAGAAATGCTTCTTCATGCTGGGCGGGCTATCGGCCGTATCTGTTATGATAACC GTGATCTTCAGGAAGAGCTGGTGAAGGTAGGTGTAATCTCATCACTAGTCCGAATATTGACTGATTATGCAGAGAGCGAACCACTTGTCCACGTTGACCTATTGGCCTTATGCAATCTTGCAGACCTTG ATACAGCTAAGGAAGCTCTAAGCAAGACAAAGGTTGCTGAACAGCTGGTGAAACAATTGAGAAGAGCAGAGAACCATGAAAGGTTAGAAATCATCTTTGAGGTCCTACAAGCACTTGCAGAAAATG ATGCTCTAAAAGTTCAGTTGGTGGAGGCAGGTGTGCAAGAGGTGCTGTCTGACATCCTGCTGAGGCTCCAGGGCAATTCACAAGCTGAAGATACATGCATCGTGAAGGCTGCATCAGATCTCATTGTCTCTCTGCTTCTtggag ATGGCAACTGTATACGAATGGTACAGGTGGGAATCATACATCAGCTTCTGGACCTTTTGGAGAAACATGTGGAGAGTGGGGATGTCTCTGTACAACATGCTGCACTCAGCGCACTTCGAAACCTTGCTATCCCAG TTGTTAACAAGGTTCAAATGCTGGAGGAAGGTGTGGCAGAACGGATTCAGGTGCTTCTAAGGTCAGAGATGCCTCCTGTGCAGTTTAAACTTCTGGGAACACTACGGATGCTAGCAGATGGTCAAG ctgATGCGGCTGAAATCTTGGGCCAAGACCCCATGCTGCTCAACAGACTTGTGCAGTGGTGTGATGTTAAGGACCACGCCGGCGTTCATGGAGAAGCAAATCGGCTGCTAGCATCAATCGTGCGTCACAACAGATCCCAA GAAGTGGTCAAAGCAGTGCAGGAGGCACAAGGAGTGAAGCATCTGGTTTCCATGACTACAAGTGAACATGCTGCCCTGCAGAATGAGGCTCTGAATGCCTTGGCAATAGCGTCTGCTATTGATTTAG atatCCTTGAAGCATCTTTTAAGGAATCACAGCTAGTACAAAGCTTACACAGACTTCTACAAGATGATAATACAACTCCTGAGGTTAAATATAATTCAATGACTCTTTTGTGCAGTCTTCTTAATTCAG GTGATCTGAGACAAGAAATAGAAGAGGACAAGATTAAAGAAACCCTCGAACAACTCTGCAGTCACAGCAACGCAAATGTGGTCAAGGAAGCTGCTGCAACGTTACAGGTTTTGAAGGGAGAGCCACCCCACTAG